A single Micromonospora sp. CCTCC AA 2012012 DNA region contains:
- a CDS encoding FAD-binding and (Fe-S)-binding domain-containing protein — protein MTELLPDPVLRPPEPAHDVDLAALAADLRAEVDGEIRFDAGSRAAYSTDASNYRQIPLGVVVPRTVDAAVAAVAVCRRHHAPLTSRGGGTSLAGECTNTAVILDWSKYCHRLLEVDADNRTCLVEPGIVLDELNAQLKPTGLEFGPRPATHNHCTLGGMLGNNSCGATAQRTGKTVDNIVELEVLLYDGTRMWVGETTDEEYARIQRDGGRKARLYRQLRALRDEYLADIRTRYPDIPRRVSGYNLDGLLPEKNFHVAQVLVGSEGTLVTILRARLKLVPVVKASALVFLSYPDIASAGDDVPRVLTHDPIALEGIDDKLINFERRKDLHPAALHKLPDGGAWLMVQLGADTPEAAKEAADRFVAHVRRDGGPTVHRFTDPADERRMWEVRDAALGATAHVPDYKNSGPGWEDAAVAPDRLGDYLRDLDRLYREFDFEKASVYGHFGQGCVHSRIPFRLRTAGGVRQFRAFLERAADLVASYGGSFSGEHGDGQARGEVLPKMYGARLVRAFGQLKAIFDPDDRMNPGKVSPPYPLDSQLRLGVDYDHGDVSTVFHYPDDGGSFGEAVLRCVGVGKCRRHSGGVMCPSYMVTREEEHSTRGRSRLLFEMLDGTARGGTIGDGWRSHAVRDALDLCLACKGCKADCPVNVDMATYKAEFLSHHYAGRLRPRSHYSMGWLPVLAAVAARVPRTVNALAHAPGLGRLAKTIGGIDQRRDVPVFAPESFQHWFARRPPTGDGARGEVVLWPDTFTNHFHPGVARAAVEVLEAAGWRVVVPDRPVCCGLTWISTGQLDVAKRVLRRTVDTLRPYLRAGTPIVGLEPSCTAVFRSDAHELFPADDDVTRLREQTVTLAELLHDHSPGWRPPRIPAHALIQTHCHHHAILGTAADQAVLAAAGVDAEFLDSGCCGLAGNFGFEQGHYEVSEACAERVLLPAVRDAADTDVLLADGFSCRTQVEQSAVGGRTALHLAELLRAGLHHDTVPHRPEQSWGDRPRPPSVISRWAAAGLVGVAALAPLAALVRRRRR, from the coding sequence ATGACCGAGCTGCTGCCCGACCCGGTCCTGCGCCCACCGGAACCCGCGCACGACGTCGACCTCGCGGCGCTCGCCGCCGACCTGCGTGCCGAGGTGGACGGTGAGATCCGCTTCGACGCAGGTTCCCGCGCCGCGTACTCCACCGACGCCTCCAACTACCGGCAGATCCCGCTCGGGGTGGTGGTGCCCCGGACGGTGGACGCGGCGGTGGCCGCGGTGGCGGTCTGCCGCCGGCACCACGCGCCGCTGACCTCCCGGGGCGGTGGCACCAGCCTCGCCGGCGAGTGCACCAACACCGCCGTGATCCTGGACTGGTCGAAGTACTGCCACCGGCTGCTGGAGGTCGACGCCGACAACCGGACCTGCCTCGTCGAACCGGGCATCGTCCTCGACGAGCTGAACGCGCAGCTCAAGCCGACCGGCCTGGAGTTCGGACCCCGGCCGGCCACCCACAACCACTGCACCCTCGGCGGGATGCTGGGCAACAACTCCTGCGGGGCCACCGCCCAGCGCACCGGCAAGACGGTCGACAACATCGTCGAGCTGGAGGTGCTGCTCTACGACGGCACCCGGATGTGGGTGGGGGAGACCACCGACGAGGAGTACGCCCGCATCCAGCGCGACGGTGGCCGCAAGGCGCGGCTCTACCGGCAGCTGCGCGCGCTGCGCGACGAGTACCTGGCCGACATCCGCACCCGCTACCCGGACATCCCGCGCCGGGTCTCCGGCTACAACCTCGACGGCTTGCTGCCGGAGAAGAACTTCCACGTCGCGCAGGTCCTGGTCGGCTCCGAGGGCACCCTGGTCACCATCCTGCGCGCCCGGTTGAAGCTGGTGCCGGTGGTGAAGGCGTCCGCCCTGGTGTTCCTCAGCTATCCCGACATCGCCTCGGCCGGCGACGACGTGCCGCGGGTGCTCACCCACGACCCGATCGCGCTGGAGGGCATCGACGACAAGCTGATCAACTTCGAGCGGCGCAAGGACCTGCACCCGGCGGCGCTGCACAAGCTGCCCGACGGGGGCGCCTGGCTGATGGTCCAGCTCGGCGCCGACACCCCCGAGGCGGCGAAGGAGGCCGCCGACCGGTTCGTCGCCCACGTACGCCGCGACGGTGGGCCCACCGTGCACCGGTTCACCGACCCGGCCGACGAACGACGGATGTGGGAGGTACGCGACGCGGCGCTGGGCGCCACCGCCCACGTGCCGGACTACAAGAACAGCGGGCCGGGCTGGGAGGACGCCGCCGTCGCACCGGACAGGCTCGGTGACTACCTGCGCGACCTGGACCGCCTCTACCGGGAGTTCGACTTCGAGAAGGCGTCGGTCTACGGGCACTTCGGCCAGGGCTGCGTGCACAGCCGCATCCCGTTCCGGCTGCGTACCGCCGGCGGGGTCCGCCAGTTCCGGGCCTTCCTGGAACGGGCGGCCGACCTGGTCGCCTCCTACGGTGGGTCGTTCTCCGGTGAGCACGGCGACGGGCAGGCCCGCGGCGAGGTGCTGCCCAAGATGTACGGCGCCCGCCTGGTACGTGCGTTCGGCCAGCTCAAGGCCATCTTCGACCCGGACGATCGGATGAACCCCGGCAAGGTGTCGCCGCCGTACCCCCTGGACAGCCAGCTGCGCCTGGGCGTGGACTACGACCACGGTGACGTGTCGACGGTCTTCCACTACCCGGACGACGGGGGAAGCTTCGGGGAGGCGGTGCTGCGCTGTGTGGGGGTCGGCAAGTGCCGCCGCCACTCCGGGGGCGTGATGTGCCCCTCGTACATGGTCACCCGGGAGGAGGAGCACTCCACCCGGGGCCGCTCGCGGCTGCTGTTCGAGATGCTCGACGGCACCGCCCGCGGCGGCACGATCGGCGACGGCTGGCGCTCGCACGCGGTACGCGACGCGCTGGACCTCTGTCTGGCGTGCAAGGGCTGCAAGGCGGACTGCCCGGTCAACGTGGACATGGCCACGTACAAGGCGGAGTTCCTGTCCCACCACTACGCCGGCCGGCTGCGGCCCCGCTCGCACTACTCGATGGGTTGGCTGCCGGTGCTGGCCGCCGTCGCCGCGCGCGTGCCCCGCACGGTCAACGCCCTCGCGCACGCCCCCGGGCTCGGCCGCCTGGCCAAGACCATCGGTGGGATCGACCAGCGCCGGGACGTCCCCGTCTTCGCACCGGAGTCGTTCCAGCACTGGTTCGCCCGCCGCCCGCCGACCGGGGACGGCGCCCGGGGTGAGGTGGTCCTCTGGCCGGACACCTTCACCAACCACTTCCACCCGGGTGTGGCCCGAGCGGCGGTGGAGGTGCTGGAGGCGGCCGGCTGGCGGGTGGTCGTCCCCGACCGTCCGGTGTGCTGTGGACTGACGTGGATCTCCACCGGTCAGCTCGACGTCGCCAAGCGGGTGCTGCGCCGCACCGTGGACACCCTGCGTCCGTACCTGCGCGCCGGGACCCCGATCGTGGGGCTGGAACCGAGCTGTACGGCGGTGTTCCGCAGCGATGCGCACGAGCTGTTCCCGGCCGACGACGACGTCACCCGGCTACGGGAGCAGACGGTCACCCTCGCCGAGTTGTTGCACGACCACAGCCCCGGTTGGCGACCGCCCCGCATCCCGGCGCACGCGCTGATCCAGACTCACTGCCACCACCACGCGATCCTCGGCACCGCCGCCGACCAGGCCGTCCTGGCCGCGGCCGGGGTCGACGCGGAGTTCCTCGACTCGGGCTGCTGCGGGCTGGCCGGCAACTTCGGCTTCGAGCAGGGCCACTACGAGGTCTCCGAGGCGTGCGCGGAGCGGGTGCTGCTGCCCGCCGTCCGGGACGCCGCCGACACCGACGTGCTCCTCGCCGACGGGTTCAGCTGCCGTACCCAGGTCGAACAGAGCGCCGTCGGTGGGCGCACCGCGCTCCACCTGGCCGAACTGCTGCGCGCCGGCCTGCACCACGACACCGTGCCCCACCGGCCGGAGCAGAGCTGGGGTGACCGGCCCCGGCCGCCCTCGGTGATCTCACGCTGGGCGGCGGCCGGTCTGGTCGGGGTGGCCGCGCTCGCCCCGCTGGCCGCGCTGGTCCGCCGGAGGCGGCGATGA
- a CDS encoding enolase C-terminal domain-like protein encodes MTRIRLTAEAYQVPTDAPEGDGTLGWTSTTLVLVRAHADGHTGTGWTYGPTAVVAVVADLLAPVVAERDPDDLPAAWRSMQRRLRNAGRPGVAGLALSAADCALWDLKARRHDLPLARLLGTARRQVPVYGSGGFTTYDDARQHRQLARWVHEEGIPRVKIKIGESCGTEVRRDLDRMAAARRTIGADAELYVDANGGYQRKQAIRVAHAAADLDVRWYEEPVSSDDLPGLGLVRDHVAPDVTAGEYGFDLVYFHRMAPYVDCLQIDVTRCGGISEFLRAAAVADAAGLQVSGHCAPHQHLAVAAATPNLRHLEWFHDHVRIESMLFDGVAPATGGDAPVPLDRPGNGVEFRADRAQQYRVA; translated from the coding sequence ATGACCCGCATCCGGCTCACCGCCGAGGCGTACCAGGTGCCCACCGACGCCCCGGAGGGGGACGGCACCCTGGGCTGGACCAGCACCACCCTGGTGCTGGTCCGGGCCCACGCCGACGGGCACACCGGAACCGGCTGGACGTACGGGCCGACGGCCGTGGTGGCGGTGGTGGCGGACCTGCTCGCACCGGTGGTCGCCGAGCGGGACCCGGACGACCTGCCGGCGGCCTGGAGAAGCATGCAGCGCCGGCTGCGCAACGCCGGACGGCCGGGCGTCGCCGGCCTCGCGCTCTCCGCCGCCGACTGCGCCCTGTGGGACCTCAAGGCCCGTCGGCACGACCTGCCGCTGGCCCGACTGCTCGGCACCGCCCGTCGGCAGGTGCCGGTCTACGGCAGCGGCGGCTTCACCACCTACGACGACGCCCGTCAGCACCGACAGCTCGCCCGCTGGGTGCACGAGGAGGGCATTCCCCGCGTGAAGATCAAGATCGGCGAGTCCTGCGGCACCGAGGTGCGGCGGGACCTGGACCGGATGGCGGCCGCGCGACGCACCATCGGCGCCGACGCCGAGCTCTACGTCGACGCCAACGGCGGCTACCAGCGCAAGCAGGCGATCCGGGTCGCGCACGCCGCCGCCGACCTGGACGTGCGCTGGTACGAGGAGCCGGTCAGCTCCGACGACCTGCCCGGCCTCGGCCTGGTCCGCGACCACGTCGCGCCCGACGTGACCGCGGGGGAGTACGGCTTCGACCTGGTCTACTTCCACCGGATGGCCCCGTACGTCGACTGTCTCCAGATCGACGTCACCCGCTGCGGCGGGATCAGCGAGTTCCTGCGCGCCGCGGCGGTGGCCGACGCCGCCGGCCTGCAGGTGTCCGGGCACTGCGCCCCGCACCAGCACCTCGCCGTGGCCGCCGCCACGCCCAACCTGCGACACCTGGAGTGGTTCCACGACCACGTCCGGATCGAGTCGATGCTCTTCGACGGCGTCGCACCGGCCACCGGCGGCGACGCACCGGTGCCGCTGGACCGCCCCGGCAACGGAGTGGAGTTCCGGGCCGACCGTGCGCAGCAGTACCGGGTGGCCTGA
- a CDS encoding PPC domain-containing DNA-binding protein, translating into MRTEELHQPTGRVLVVVCDKGEDPVSAIGDALHRHDLRAGRVTAVGGFQEADVGWFDRERRDYRRIPVREQVEVLSLLGDVAARDGQPVLHVHAVLGRADGSTVGGHLLSARVWPTLEVIVTEVAPELSKRVDPETGLALIAGPGR; encoded by the coding sequence GTGAGGACCGAGGAGCTGCACCAACCGACCGGACGGGTGCTCGTCGTCGTCTGCGACAAGGGCGAGGACCCGGTCAGCGCCATCGGCGACGCCCTGCACCGGCACGACCTGCGCGCCGGGCGGGTGACCGCCGTGGGCGGCTTCCAGGAGGCCGACGTCGGCTGGTTCGACCGCGAGCGGCGCGACTACCGACGCATCCCGGTACGCGAGCAGGTGGAGGTGCTGTCCCTGCTCGGAGACGTCGCCGCCCGCGACGGCCAGCCGGTGCTGCACGTGCACGCGGTCCTCGGCCGCGCCGACGGCAGCACGGTCGGCGGGCACCTGCTCTCCGCCCGGGTCTGGCCCACCCTCGAGGTGATCGTCACCGAGGTGGCACCCGAGCTGTCCAAGCGCGTCGACCCGGAGACCGGGCTCGCGCTGATCGCCGGCCCCGGCCGCTGA